In Pseudomonas flavescens, the sequence AAGGTTTCGCCGGTTTCGCGCACCCCGCGCAGCAAAGGCTCGAGGTCATCCCACAGCTCTGTCCAGCTTTCCACGGCCGGCCGGCCCAGTGCGCGCGGGTGCTTGTCGCCAATGGTGGGGGCATAGGCATCGTTGTACAGGGCGATGTAGTCGGGCCCCCACAGCAATGCGATCTGCGCCTTTACCGGAAGTACGGTGGCCATGAGCGTCTTGAGGCTCGGCGACCACTGGGCAGGAGAGCCGAGTGGCGAGTTCATGCCATTGCCGCTTTGCAGCAATTCGCCGATTTTCCCGCCGCTGGCCAGGAAGTCGAAGCGCTCGATTGCGCTGTCTCGGGGTGCGGTCTTGGTCAACTGATCCATATCATCAAGGCGAGCACTGTAATTGAGGGGCGAGGCGCTTCAGGCCTCGCCTTTAAGAGGTGTGAAGCGCTATTTACGTTCCACTGGTTTTTGACGTTTGTGACGTCATGCCGCCCCGGCGTGTCAGTGCCGCCTGGCGCTCGTCTGCGGGGAGCTGGAGAGGTGCGCCTCGCTCGGCGTCACGGCACTATCGGTCTGCGCTTTTCTTGGCGGGTTTTGCGGTCTGGTTGACCAGGTAACTGCGGCGAATGCGTTCGACTTCGCCGCTGCGGACCAGCCCCTCCAGAGCGGTATTGAGCTCAGGTAGTCGATCGGCGTGCTGCCTTTGCAGTTTGATCACCAGGGGTGCTTCGCTGAGTTTGGCACCGCGGGCGAAGCGTCCAGGCTCGAGATGGCGCGCGGAGAGCAGGTCGGTGAATACATCGTCTACCACTGCAATGGCGTCCACCCGGCCAAGCATCAGCAGATCCAGCAACGCAGGCTCGCGTGAGGTTTCCACTTTCATCAGCCGTTTGTCTCTGAGTGGAGCATCCAGAGTCTGGTAGGTGTAGCCCCGCACGATGCCAATGCGCAGGCCCTGCAATTCACCGAGTGACAATTGCCGCGCCGGGTGGTCTTTTAGGAAGTACAGGTATTCGCGAACGTGCAGATAGGGCTGCGAATACACGAAGCGTTCGCTGGCATTCGCCGAATTCCACTGTGGTGAGTCGGCGTAATTGAGATCCAGGTGGCCTTCGTCGAGCAGCAGATTGAGACGGTTGGCGGGGTAGAACACGAATTCGACCTGCAAGCCGCTCTGCTTCATGACCTTGCGAACGATGTCCACGGCAATGCCGGTGGCCTGTCCATCGGCATCTTCAAAGCTGTAAGGGTGCCACTGTGCGCCGCCACCCAGCAGGGTTTGCGCCGAGCTCGCGCTGCACCATAGCGCGATCAGCAGAGCGTAGCTGTGCAGCACGCGGCAACGTCTCATGGAAACCTCATGACATCCCTGTTGATAGGGCGCCAGTTTAAACCAGCAGCATGGCGGATTGATGTCGACTGGACGGCGATATGCGGTGATTCTGCAGGGATCATGCCTTGTTGGCTCAATGCGTATGGTTCCTAACCGCCAAACGGTCAGAAACTTTGAGGCAACTCTCTGCTCGTGGTGATGTCATTTCGTTATCATCTGCCGTGTCATCTGTGTCACGTGGAACCCGGCCCCGTTTTTAGCGACAAGTGAGAGAAAGAACGATGTTGGCGCCCAACCCACCCCTTCCGTTGAATGAGTTGAGCCGGCAGGCACTGCTCGATGAGCATCCGTGCCTCCTCGAACAGAGCGCCGACCCATTTCTCGACGAAGTGGTGAAGATGGCGGCGATGTACTTCAAGACGCCCATCTCGCTGATCACCATTCTCGACCGCAAGCGTCAGTGGTTCCGCGCCCGCGTGGGTACCGAGCTGCAGGAAACGCCGCGCAGCGATTCGTTCTGCGCCTACAGCGTGGCGA encodes:
- a CDS encoding substrate-binding periplasmic protein; the protein is MRRCRVLHSYALLIALWCSASSAQTLLGGGAQWHPYSFEDADGQATGIAVDIVRKVMKQSGLQVEFVFYPANRLNLLLDEGHLDLNYADSPQWNSANASERFVYSQPYLHVREYLYFLKDHPARQLSLGELQGLRIGIVRGYTYQTLDAPLRDKRLMKVETSREPALLDLLMLGRVDAIAVVDDVFTDLLSARHLEPGRFARGAKLSEAPLVIKLQRQHADRLPELNTALEGLVRSGEVERIRRSYLVNQTAKPAKKSADR